Proteins encoded within one genomic window of Trichoderma asperellum chromosome 2, complete sequence:
- a CDS encoding uncharacterized protein (EggNog:ENOG41~antiSMASH:Cluster_2.6) — protein MSSPQQKQNIHFVYLTDPTKDSAISSHRAAKSHAARHGHARVRRHRMNKYQQQKDKHEGGNQVPHASASDSAVSAGRTRSAEASSSSHANEGGREIILYPPRASQPLFLETSTISSFHKNVYSVHGLEFNRTEQFLLHHYVTFVIPFGKRHCRKYTNSDVWKRFMLTELIPLALSNSGLLSAILLSSCRSLFKQEQNKYYVELATYYKLACLRSMSELLASQNRQVSDSAIAQASLLAADEINIGDRNTSKQHMDAAKSMVDLKGGNDKLGLNGFLGALVDTLTCAVALRNPIDCER, from the exons ATGAGCTCGCCGCAACAGAAGCAAAACATACATTTCGTCTATCTCACAGATCCAACTAAAGACAGTGCAATATCGTCTCACAGAGCTGCAAAATCACATGCTGCGCGTCACGGCCATGCAAGAGTACGTAGGCATAGAATGAACAAGTACCAACAGCAGAAGGATAAACATGAAGGGGGCAATCAAGTACCACATGCATCCGCCTCAGACTCAGCGGTAAGCGCTGGCCGTACACGCTCTGCGGAAGCCTCAAGTTCCAGCCATGCGAATGAAGGTGGTCGTGAAATAATTCTATACCCTCCTCGCGCAtctcagcctctttttttggaaaCGTCAACGATTTCTTCATTCCATAAGAATGTATACTCTGTTCATGGCCTTGAGTTCAACCGCACAGAGCAATTTCTTTTACACCACT ATGTAACCTTTGTTATTCCCTTTGGCAAGCGGCATTGCAGAAAATACACAAATTCTGATGTATGGAAACGCTTCATGCTCACGGAACTGATTCCTCTCGCGCTATCAAACTCTGGATTGCTAAGCGCAatcttgctctcttcttgccgtAGCCTTTTTAAGCAAGAGCAAAACAAATATTATGTAGAGTTAGCTACTTACTATAAGTTAGCTTGCTTACGGTCTATGAGTGAACTACTTGCATCGCAGAATCGCCAGGTGAGTGACTCAGCCATCGCCCAGGCTTCTTTGCTCGCTGCAGATGAG ATCAATATTGGGGATAGAAATACGTCAAAGCAGCACATGGATGCTGCTAAAAGCATGGTTGATCTGAAAGGAGGAAATGACAAGCTTGGTTTAAATGGTTTTCTCGGCGCTCTGGTAGATACCTTAACCTGCGCAGTAGCACTTCGGAATCCAATTG ACTGCGAACGCTGA
- a CDS encoding uncharacterized protein (SMCOG1039:aldo/keto reductase family oxidoreductase~antiSMASH:Cluster_2.6), with amino-acid sequence MTAQSRLNVILGAGNLGDRKVDKTARYDTPDEVNAYLNAFYNRGYRQIDTARVYSTGAPGTSEPRLGAVGAGENFIIDTKVLSREPGSHKREKIAQEIEISLEALQIAQINILYLHQPDRATPFEETCEAIDAAYKVGKFKKFGLSNFTADEVKQVLEICERRSFVKPSVYEGQYNPVVRGGEKELFPLLRRHNISFYAWSPAGGGFFAGNHKNAISGGRFDKSTFLGAIYSALYLKPAIEAATENALAVAAKHGISGHAAALRWTAYHSVLDTEYDDAIIIGSFTVDQLNSNLDVIEQGPLPEDIVKAISALYKEVGEEEIPYHF; translated from the exons ATGACAGCTCAATCCCGTCTTAATGTCATTCTTGGAGCTGGCAAT CTTGGTGATAGAAAAGTCGACAAAACAGCCCGTTATGATACACCTGACGAAGTTAATGCATATCTCAATGCCTTCTACAACCGTGGCTACCGGCAAATTGATACTGCCCGCGTATACTCGACCGGCGCACCAGGCACATCTGAACCCCGACTAGGCGCTGTAGGAGCTGGTGAAAATTTCATTATTGATACCAAAGTGCTCTCGAGAGAGCCCGGAAGCcacaaaagggaaaagattGCCCAAGAGATTGAGATATCTCTTGAGGCCTTGCAAATCGCTCAAATCAATATTCTGTATCTGCATCAACCTGACCGAGCCACTCCTTTTGAAGAAACATGCGAAGCTATTGACGCGGCATATAAAGTGGGTAAATTTAAGAAATTTGGACTGTCTAATTTTACTGCAGATGAAGTTAAACAGGTTCTTGAAATTTGTGAGCGTCGATCGTTCGTAAAGCCTAGTGTTTACGAAGGGCAATACAATCCAGTTGtccgaggaggagaaaaagaattatttccTCTCTTACGCAGGCACAACATTTCCTTCTACGCATGGAG CCCCGCAGGAGGAGGTTTCTTCGCCGGAAATCATAAAAATGCTATATCTGGTGGCCGTTTTGATAAATCA ACTTTTCTTGGTGCAATCTACTCAGCGCTGTATTTGAAGCCTGCGATTGAAGCAGCAACCGAAAACGCACTGGCAGTGGCTGCTAAGCATGGAATTAGCGGCCACGCTGCGGCGTTAAGGTGGACTGCATATCATAGCGTACTTGACACCGAGTACGATGATGCGATTATCATTGGCTCGTTTACGGTGGATCAACTCAACTCCAATCTCGATGTCATCGAGCAAGGACCTCTTCCAGAAGACATTGTCAAAGCTATCAGCGCTTTGTATAAGGaagtgggagaagaagaaattccaTATCACTTTTAG